ATTATCTTTTAACAAAAGGTAAAAAGTTGTCAGCAATAAAAGAAAAACCTGCTCATTCGGCTCTCCTTCGGCCGTAAAACCATCCACCAATTCCGTTAAATAAGTGGAATAAGCCAGTTTAACAAGGTCTTCCCGCAAGTGACTGAACGATTCTTTGGGTTCACATTGGGTTATCGTATCCAGAGAACGTCCCTGATAAAGGAGGAAATTACCGTATGTAAAAGGCTGGACCGCTCCCCTTTTGCGACTTTTTGTTTTTCGGCTGCCTTTCGCTATAGCCTGCACTTTTCCACGGCTATAGGTGTATAAAGTCACTATCCTATCGGCTTCCGAAAAATCCCGGACCCGTAGCACCAAAGCATCAGTTTTATATAATCTCATCATGTCCCACTTCTTTTCATAAATGTATAGCTACGGGTTACCTATTCGACAAGGGCAAGCGGATTCCTTTTCCTTCAATATTCGCCTCCCGTTGCCACATTCTGAGTTTCCGCGGAATTATTGCCTGTTAGCGCCATTTCTTCGTTACTATAATCTTTATATAGCAAATAAGCGCCAATGTGTCCGGTATTTTCAAATAACTTCCAAAATACATCACTGCTGACCATCGCAAGCAACCCCTTTCCGCTCAGGTGAATCTTGCATACACTAAAGTATATGCAGCTAAATATTTTCCTTTTAAACCTTATTCAATTTTTACAGTATTAGATTGACCGGAAGAGATGCAGACTATACTAGCTGGTTAATTCCAGTTTCACCTTAAAAAAACTGGTTTAATGTAAAAGTACAAGTCTGCATTGACATTTTAAAACTTACATCATATACTAAAATCAGCAAAAAGGATTTCCGTTTTTCATTTTCTTAACTTAAACAGAATCAAAAACCCCATTCTTTGTTAGGTGAGGCTTCTGCATAGACCATACGCCACTGCCCGGAAATGTCGAGAGACGCCAATGGGTCAACAGGTACTACCGGATTAAGGTTTTACCTAATGTGGCTGAGTTGTAGAACTCTAGCTATGTATGTGCCAAAGCTCAGACGAGGAAGGTGGTCGCGATATGCATTTT
This genomic stretch from Thermincola ferriacetica harbors:
- the recO gene encoding DNA repair protein RecO codes for the protein MMRLYKTDALVLRVRDFSEADRIVTLYTYSRGKVQAIAKGSRKTKSRKRGAVQPFTYGNFLLYQGRSLDTITQCEPKESFSHLREDLVKLAYSTYLTELVDGFTAEGEPNEQVFLLLLTTFYLLLKDNPGLLVRAFELKLLNILGYCPQLESCVHCHGPVAGNAAKVRFSSRLGGVLCDECSGHDPFATTIQMGSLKTMQQLLKWDIRRLQVLKVPEERQQEIAAILRHYIDERIERKLKSTVFLDTVLQ
- a CDS encoding YqzL family protein — translated: MVSSDVFWKLFENTGHIGAYLLYKDYSNEEMALTGNNSAETQNVATGGEY